The Flavobacterium jumunjinense genome includes a region encoding these proteins:
- a CDS encoding AAA family ATPase, with product MDKEIIVLIGGPSSGKTTLINALIKKGHICYPEISRDVIKEAQKQGIEQLFLEKPLLFSELLLEGRIKQFKQATEEKEPIVFIDRGIPDVLAYMHYIGDSYPDSFHKACSEYKYSKIFILPPWKDIYVSDKERYESYEQAILIQDHLKETYSSFGYELIEIPKDTVENRVNFVLQNLSK from the coding sequence ATGGATAAAGAAATAATAGTTTTAATAGGAGGACCAAGTTCAGGAAAGACAACTTTAATAAATGCTTTAATTAAAAAAGGACATATTTGCTATCCTGAAATATCAAGAGACGTTATTAAAGAAGCTCAAAAGCAAGGAATTGAACAATTATTTTTAGAAAAACCATTACTTTTTAGTGAACTTTTATTAGAAGGTAGAATTAAGCAATTTAAACAAGCGACTGAAGAAAAAGAGCCTATTGTTTTTATTGATCGAGGTATCCCTGATGTTTTAGCCTATATGCATTATATTGGCGATAGCTATCCTGATAGTTTCCACAAAGCTTGTTCTGAATATAAATATTCTAAGATTTTTATTCTTCCTCCTTGGAAAGATATTTACGTGAGTGATAAGGAACGTTATGAAAGCTACGAACAAGCAATTTTAATTCAGGATCACCTTAAAGAAACCTATTCTAGTTTTGGTTATGAGTTAATCGAAATCCCTAAAGATACTGTAGAAAACAGAGTCAATTTTGTACTACAAAACCTATCTAAATAG
- a CDS encoding Y-family DNA polymerase — MFALVDCNNFYASCQRVFEPHLIGKPIVVLSNNDGCVIARSNEAKALSIPMGAPAFEFKKIFEQNKVFVYSSNYALYADMSSRVMNLLSNFSPDIGVYSIDEAFLKFTGFELYNLQEYGVSIQKKVTKGTGIPISVGFAATKALAKVANKIAKKFPEKTKSVYVIDDEEKRIKALKWTKIEDVWGIGRKHAKRLQAKNIFNAYQFTLLSDDWVRKEMAVVGLRLKHELEGKPTLDLETPKNKKTIATTRSFEKSLTKIEDIEERIATFTASCSEKLRKQNSHCNMLTLFLQTNYFRKDQPQYSRTLTINTDFPTNSTIELNRYAQIALKAIFREGYSYKKAGIIVMGLTPNDKTQLSLFNESNPKHQPLMSVIDKLNHSYGSNKIKFGNQSLGRQWKMKQEKLSNSFTTKIAEIITIKV, encoded by the coding sequence ATGTTTGCATTAGTTGATTGTAATAACTTTTATGCTTCTTGTCAAAGGGTTTTTGAACCTCATTTGATAGGAAAGCCAATTGTTGTACTTTCAAATAATGACGGTTGTGTTATTGCACGTTCAAACGAAGCAAAGGCATTGTCTATTCCGATGGGTGCACCTGCATTTGAATTTAAGAAAATATTTGAGCAAAATAAAGTATTTGTTTACTCTTCAAATTATGCTTTGTATGCAGACATGAGTAGTAGAGTAATGAATTTGCTTTCTAATTTCTCTCCAGATATAGGAGTTTATAGTATTGATGAAGCTTTTTTAAAGTTTACAGGTTTTGAATTGTACAATTTGCAGGAATACGGGGTTTCTATTCAAAAGAAAGTAACTAAAGGAACTGGAATTCCAATAAGTGTTGGTTTTGCAGCAACAAAAGCATTAGCTAAAGTAGCGAACAAGATTGCAAAGAAGTTTCCTGAAAAGACTAAAAGTGTCTATGTTATAGATGATGAAGAAAAAAGAATTAAAGCATTAAAATGGACAAAAATAGAAGATGTTTGGGGGATTGGTAGAAAGCATGCAAAAAGATTACAAGCAAAGAATATTTTTAATGCTTATCAATTCACATTATTGTCCGATGATTGGGTAAGAAAGGAAATGGCTGTTGTAGGTTTAAGATTGAAACATGAGTTGGAAGGTAAGCCAACGTTAGACTTAGAAACACCAAAGAATAAAAAAACAATTGCAACAACTCGTTCATTTGAAAAGTCTTTAACTAAAATTGAAGACATAGAAGAACGTATTGCAACATTTACAGCTTCCTGTTCTGAGAAGTTAAGGAAACAAAATAGTCATTGTAATATGCTTACACTGTTTTTGCAAACGAATTACTTTAGAAAGGATCAACCACAATATTCTAGAACTTTAACCATAAATACAGATTTTCCAACGAACTCAACTATTGAACTGAATAGATATGCTCAAATTGCTCTAAAAGCTATTTTTAGAGAAGGCTATAGTTATAAGAAAGCAGGAATCATTGTAATGGGATTAACACCAAATGACAAAACACAATTGTCATTATTTAATGAATCTAACCCTAAGCACCAACCTTTAATGTCTGTTATTGATAAATTAAATCACAGTTACGGAAGTAATAAGATTAAATTTGGAAATCAATCTTTAGGCAGGCAATGGAAAATGAAACAAGAAAAACTCTCGAATTCTTTTACAACAAAAATTGCTGAAATTATTACGATAAAAGTTTAA
- a CDS encoding START-like domain-containing protein: MEVKVKYELEFPFHASPSLLYQYISTPSGLSEWFADNVNSRGELFTFIWDDSEEKAKLMAKRAGERVKFRWLDEDGNDTEYFFEIKIMEDEITKDVSIVIVDFAEEDEIDESKLLWENQISDLKHVLGSV; encoded by the coding sequence ATGGAAGTAAAAGTAAAATACGAATTAGAATTCCCTTTTCATGCCTCACCATCATTGTTATATCAATATATTTCTACTCCTTCAGGTTTGTCTGAATGGTTTGCTGATAATGTAAATTCTAGAGGAGAACTTTTTACATTTATATGGGATGATTCAGAAGAAAAGGCTAAATTAATGGCTAAAAGAGCTGGAGAGAGAGTTAAATTTCGTTGGTTAGATGAAGACGGAAATGATACGGAATATTTTTTCGAGATTAAAATAATGGAAGACGAGATTACAAAAGATGTTTCTATTGTAATTGTAGATTTTGCAGAAGAAGATGAAATCGATGAATCAAAGTTATTGTGGGAAAATCAAATTTCTGATTTAAAACATGTCTTAGGCTCTGTCTAA
- a CDS encoding LexA family protein, with protein MKLRSLHNTTSLDFYTPDYATEMEIPFVDTGISAGFLSPADDFIELTIDLNKFLIKHRDTTFFAKVKGHSMKNAGIFDGDLLVIDKSLEPQDGKIAICQIDGEFTVKRIKKDKDCYWLIAENEDYKPIKVTPDNELMIWGIVIHCIKSF; from the coding sequence ATGAAATTAAGAAGTTTACACAACACAACATCATTAGATTTTTATACACCTGACTATGCAACAGAAATGGAAATTCCTTTTGTAGATACAGGTATAAGTGCTGGGTTTCTTTCTCCTGCCGATGACTTTATCGAATTAACTATTGACTTAAATAAGTTTTTAATTAAGCATAGAGATACTACTTTCTTTGCAAAGGTTAAAGGGCATTCAATGAAAAATGCAGGAATCTTTGATGGTGACTTGCTAGTAATTGATAAGAGTTTAGAACCTCAGGACGGTAAGATTGCTATTTGTCAAATTGATGGGGAGTTTACCGTTAAAAGAATAAAAAAAGACAAAGATTGTTATTGGCTTATAGCAGAGAATGAAGATTATAAACCAATAAAAGTGACTCCTGATAATGAGTTAATGATTTGGGGAATTGTTATTCATTGTATTAAATCATTTTAA
- a CDS encoding HU family DNA-binding protein, with protein MNKSELIDAMAASAGITKAAAKLSLESFLSNVEGTLNKGGRVSLVGFGSWSVSKREARDGRNPQTGATIKIAAKNVVKFKAGAELDAAVNK; from the coding sequence ATGAACAAATCAGAATTAATCGATGCGATGGCAGCTTCTGCTGGAATTACAAAAGCAGCTGCTAAATTGTCTTTAGAGTCATTTTTAAGCAACGTTGAGGGTACTTTAAATAAAGGTGGTAGAGTTTCATTAGTAGGTTTTGGTTCTTGGTCTGTTTCTAAAAGAGAAGCTAGAGACGGAAGAAACCCACAAACTGGGGCAACAATTAAAATCGCAGCTAAAAATGTAGTAAAATTTAAAGCTGGAGCAGAGTTAGACGCAGCAGTAAATAAATAA
- a CDS encoding DUF493 family protein, which yields MDKKTEDFYIRLKEELANNTLWPSEYLYKFIVPADVEKVNKVENAFDKMGAVITTKHSKTGKYTSISVSVQMKDPQSVINKYQELSGIEGIISL from the coding sequence ATGGATAAGAAAACGGAAGACTTTTATATACGTTTAAAAGAAGAATTGGCTAATAATACATTGTGGCCATCAGAATATTTATATAAATTTATTGTACCGGCAGATGTTGAAAAAGTAAACAAAGTTGAAAATGCATTTGACAAAATGGGAGCGGTAATAACAACAAAGCACTCAAAAACGGGAAAATATACAAGTATATCTGTGAGTGTTCAAATGAAAGACCCTCAGAGTGTAATTAATAAATATCAAGAACTTTCAGGAATTGAGGGTATAATATCATTATAA
- a CDS encoding IS1182 family transposase gives MKFITGTNRNQLPLFALSIDEAIEQDNQIRFIDLFVDSLSLAEFGFKVDFIENGRPAYHPSDLLKLFIYGYLNRIRSSRTLEKECTRNIELMWLLKRLVPDHNTIANFRKNNPKAIARVFRATVKMAAHFELIGGSLVAGDSTKLRAQNSKKNNFNPAKIERHIAYIDARLEEYNSALAKEDGDAIEKDLIVKKIKKHTIQKQKYIEYQNTINTTGVTQISTSDPDSRQIMTRNNISEVAYNVQTVVDALHNIPIDFKVTNENDSKAMGGMLRRAKTILEHNNFMAIYDKGYHTGSEFDYANRLGVDVLVAIPGVASHAPNIAFDVEHFKYNKEDDTYTCPANEILSTNGNWYSKKNGKSITQMKHYKTNACLTCTLFHKCTKNKKGRLLERSQHADLIYQNKVRIENNYEVYRRRQAVVEHPYGVIKRQWDFYYIMTKKTIKHASADVGLIFTAYNLRRIFNLIDTNMLKQYLKVLYLLFSTIKSFFKALLANFKFCNHEILHPKKFFCVA, from the coding sequence ATGAAATTCATCACTGGAACCAACAGAAATCAACTTCCACTTTTTGCATTATCGATAGATGAAGCTATTGAACAAGACAATCAAATCAGGTTTATCGATCTTTTTGTAGATAGCCTTTCTCTTGCTGAATTTGGATTTAAAGTTGATTTCATCGAAAATGGAAGGCCTGCTTATCACCCTTCTGATTTATTAAAACTATTCATTTACGGCTACCTAAATCGCATACGTTCTTCTAGAACTTTAGAGAAAGAATGCACTCGCAATATTGAATTGATGTGGCTCTTAAAAAGGCTTGTTCCAGACCACAATACTATAGCTAACTTTAGAAAAAACAACCCAAAAGCTATTGCTCGCGTATTTCGTGCCACCGTAAAAATGGCAGCTCATTTTGAGCTAATAGGAGGAAGCCTTGTGGCTGGTGATAGCACAAAACTAAGAGCTCAAAATTCCAAGAAAAACAACTTTAATCCTGCGAAAATTGAACGTCATATTGCCTACATTGATGCACGACTTGAAGAATACAATTCTGCTCTAGCCAAAGAAGATGGAGATGCTATTGAGAAAGACCTGATAGTAAAGAAAATAAAAAAACACACTATTCAAAAACAAAAGTATATTGAATATCAAAACACAATCAATACTACAGGAGTAACCCAAATCTCTACTTCTGATCCTGATAGTCGACAAATAATGACTCGTAACAACATCTCTGAAGTAGCCTATAACGTGCAAACCGTAGTAGATGCATTGCATAATATTCCAATCGATTTTAAGGTAACTAATGAAAACGACTCTAAAGCTATGGGAGGCATGCTACGACGGGCTAAAACAATTTTAGAACACAACAACTTCATGGCCATTTATGATAAAGGATATCACACAGGTAGTGAGTTTGATTATGCCAATAGACTGGGTGTTGATGTACTAGTTGCCATTCCAGGAGTAGCCTCTCATGCTCCAAATATTGCTTTTGATGTCGAACATTTTAAATACAATAAAGAAGATGATACCTATACTTGTCCTGCCAATGAAATCTTAAGTACAAACGGAAATTGGTACAGCAAAAAAAATGGCAAATCAATCACTCAAATGAAGCATTATAAGACCAATGCTTGCTTGACTTGTACACTTTTCCATAAATGCACCAAAAATAAAAAAGGAAGACTCCTTGAACGTTCCCAACATGCCGACTTAATATACCAAAACAAAGTACGAATAGAAAATAACTATGAAGTATATCGAAGAAGACAAGCCGTCGTAGAACATCCTTATGGAGTTATAAAGCGACAATGGGATTTTTATTATATTATGACTAAGAAAACCATTAAACACGCATCAGCTGATGTAGGTCTCATTTTTACAGCCTATAATTTGCGAAGAATATTCAACTTGATTGACACAAATATGTTAAAACAGTATCTAAAAGTACTGTACTTACTTTTTTCAACTATAAAAAGCTTTTTTAAGGCTTTATTAGCTAATTTTAAATTTTGTAATCATGAAATATTACATCCAAAAAAGTTTTTTTGTGTAGCTTAA
- a CDS encoding RecQ family ATP-dependent DNA helicase encodes MTASLQILQKYWKHDTFRAPQEEIINTVLAGNDTFALLPTSGGKSVCFQVPAMVLEGICIVVSPLIALIKDQVQNLQKKNIKAIALLGGISQNEIIELLDNCQFGDYKFLYLSPERLQQDWIIDRLKQLPVNLIAVDEAHCISQWGHDFRPSYLKIGQLKTHFPKVPFLALTASATNRVEKDIINNLKLENPKIFRKSFARDNLAFHVIKTEDKFYKINQILKKNTQPSIIYVRNRKACVENTNRLTALGISSTYFHGGLSSKEKETNMSLWMQNKVQVIVATNAFGMGIDKPDVKTVIHIQLPENLENYYQEAGRAGRNNQKAFGILLISPGDIKTAKQQFLSVLPDKNFLKETYIKLNNYFQIAYGEGFGEQFSFNLNHFCTQYKFPVLKTYNALQFLDRQGIITLQNEFSEKVNLQFITPSKEILRYMSLNPHNEEIVTTILRTYSGIFELETQINTTLVAKKAKSTEENVLKVITHLHENNYINLHIQNNDSSITFNEAREDALTINRVAKFLENQNELKTDQLRQVVNYASTDKCKSKLLLEYFDEKNIKNCGICSFCITKNKDKKTYIELIEKILQLLKNTNLTSREIENQLSTTSEDTIFAIQTLLENDKIAINSYNQYYLK; translated from the coding sequence ATGACAGCATCACTACAAATTCTTCAAAAATACTGGAAACACGATACATTTAGAGCACCGCAAGAAGAAATTATAAATACCGTTTTAGCTGGTAACGATACTTTTGCCTTGTTGCCTACTAGCGGTGGTAAATCTGTATGCTTTCAAGTTCCAGCTATGGTTCTTGAAGGAATTTGTATTGTTGTTTCTCCTTTAATTGCTTTAATAAAAGATCAAGTTCAAAATTTACAAAAAAAGAACATTAAAGCCATTGCGCTACTTGGTGGTATTTCTCAAAATGAGATTATAGAACTACTCGACAACTGTCAGTTTGGTGATTACAAGTTTCTATATCTTTCTCCAGAACGTCTTCAGCAAGACTGGATTATTGATCGTTTAAAACAACTTCCTGTAAACCTAATTGCAGTTGATGAAGCACATTGTATTAGTCAATGGGGACACGATTTCAGACCTTCCTATTTAAAGATTGGTCAATTGAAGACCCATTTTCCAAAGGTCCCATTTTTAGCATTAACAGCATCAGCTACAAATCGTGTTGAAAAAGATATTATCAATAATTTAAAACTCGAAAATCCGAAAATTTTCAGAAAATCATTTGCTAGAGATAACCTGGCTTTTCATGTTATAAAAACGGAAGATAAATTCTACAAAATCAATCAAATACTCAAAAAAAATACACAACCAAGTATTATTTATGTTAGAAACAGAAAAGCCTGTGTAGAAAACACAAATAGACTTACTGCTTTAGGAATATCTAGTACTTATTTTCATGGCGGACTTAGTAGTAAAGAAAAAGAAACCAACATGTCGCTTTGGATGCAAAACAAAGTACAAGTTATTGTAGCAACTAATGCTTTCGGAATGGGAATTGACAAACCTGATGTTAAAACAGTTATTCACATTCAATTACCTGAAAATTTAGAAAATTACTACCAAGAAGCTGGAAGAGCTGGAAGAAATAACCAAAAAGCATTTGGAATTCTATTAATTAGCCCTGGAGACATTAAGACTGCAAAACAACAATTCTTATCTGTACTTCCAGACAAAAATTTCCTGAAAGAAACCTATATTAAGCTAAACAATTACTTTCAAATAGCCTATGGTGAAGGATTTGGCGAACAGTTTTCTTTTAATTTAAATCATTTTTGCACCCAATACAAATTCCCTGTTTTAAAAACATACAATGCATTACAATTTCTTGACAGACAAGGAATAATTACGCTACAGAATGAATTTTCCGAAAAAGTAAACCTTCAATTTATAACGCCTAGTAAAGAAATCCTCCGATACATGAGTCTAAACCCTCATAATGAAGAAATCGTGACAACCATCCTTAGAACCTATTCTGGAATTTTTGAATTAGAAACACAAATAAATACAACTTTAGTTGCGAAAAAAGCTAAATCTACAGAAGAAAACGTTTTAAAAGTGATTACTCATCTACACGAAAACAACTATATAAATCTACACATTCAAAATAACGATAGTAGTATTACATTTAACGAAGCTAGAGAAGATGCTTTAACTATTAATCGTGTCGCTAAATTTTTAGAAAATCAAAACGAATTAAAAACAGACCAATTAAGACAAGTTGTCAATTATGCTTCAACCGATAAATGCAAAAGCAAATTACTACTTGAATATTTCGATGAGAAAAACATTAAAAACTGCGGTATTTGTTCTTTTTGTATTACCAAAAATAAAGACAAGAAAACCTATATCGAATTAATAGAAAAAATTCTGCAGCTTCTAAAAAACACTAATTTAACTTCCAGAGAAATAGAAAATCAATTATCTACAACTTCAGAAGACACTATCTTTGCTATTCAGACTTTACTTGAAAACGACAAAATAGCAATTAATTCATACAATCAATATTACCTAAAATAA
- a CDS encoding aminotransferase class IV, which produces MINFNGNIQESSAVNIENNRAFLYGDAVFETLRVLNNKVLFLEDHYFRFMASMRIFRMEIPMNFTMEYFEEQILSLIQSGNNKSNAYRVRFSVCRKEGGFYLPKTNDVDFVITFLALDNDLYSIENTPYEVELFKDAYVTKQLFSTLKSNNKMVQITGSIFAHENGYENCLLLNDEKNVIEALQGNLFMKMNNTLITPPVSDGCLNGIMRKQILAIAKKIEGLEVVEKSISPFDLQKADELFITNVVKGIQPITKYRKKEFVVKTANDLLLRLNAQVRLS; this is translated from the coding sequence ATGATAAATTTTAATGGAAATATACAAGAGAGTAGTGCTGTAAATATTGAAAACAATAGAGCTTTTTTATATGGAGATGCTGTTTTCGAAACGTTGAGGGTGTTAAATAATAAAGTTTTGTTCCTAGAGGATCATTATTTCAGATTTATGGCTTCTATGCGTATTTTTAGAATGGAAATACCTATGAACTTTACTATGGAGTATTTTGAAGAACAAATTTTATCGTTAATACAATCAGGTAATAATAAATCAAATGCCTATAGAGTGCGTTTTTCTGTTTGCAGAAAAGAGGGTGGTTTTTATTTACCTAAAACAAACGATGTTGATTTTGTAATTACTTTTCTTGCTTTAGATAATGATTTATACAGTATAGAGAATACTCCTTATGAAGTAGAGCTTTTTAAGGATGCATATGTAACCAAACAGTTGTTTTCAACCTTAAAATCGAACAATAAGATGGTGCAGATTACGGGAAGTATTTTTGCACATGAAAACGGTTATGAAAATTGTTTGCTTTTAAATGACGAGAAAAATGTAATTGAGGCACTTCAAGGAAATTTGTTCATGAAAATGAATAACACACTAATAACACCTCCTGTTAGCGATGGTTGTTTGAATGGGATAATGCGAAAGCAGATTCTGGCAATTGCAAAAAAAATTGAAGGATTAGAAGTTGTTGAGAAATCTATTTCTCCATTTGATTTGCAAAAAGCAGATGAATTATTTATAACAAATGTTGTTAAAGGAATACAGCCAATAACGAAATATAGAAAAAAAGAGTTTGTTGTTAAAACTGCAAACGATTTATTGTTACGGTTAAATGCTCAAGTTCGACTTAGTTGA
- the fmt gene encoding methionyl-tRNA formyltransferase has product MEKLKIVFMGTPDFAVGILDTIYNNNYDIVGVITAPDKPAGRGQKVSMSAVKQYALEKKLHLLQPTNLKDENFLADLKKLEANLQVIVAFRMLPEVVWKMPKLGTFNLHASLLPQYRGAAPINWAIINGETKTGVTTFFIDDKIDTGAMILHKETPIENNETVGELHDRLMLLGCDAVIETLELISSGEVNTTIQVENKEIKTAYKLNKDNCKIDWSKKGKEIHNHIRGLNPYPAAWTFIKDNDNEWNVKLYDVIFENESHNYPVGKIFSSKKELKIATHDGFLSINSLQFPGKRKMTTQELLNGIQLSDNSIAL; this is encoded by the coding sequence ATGGAAAAATTAAAAATCGTATTCATGGGAACTCCTGACTTTGCAGTTGGAATTCTTGATACTATCTACAATAATAATTATGATATAGTTGGAGTTATCACCGCACCAGACAAACCAGCAGGAAGAGGACAAAAAGTAAGCATGAGTGCCGTTAAGCAATATGCGCTTGAAAAAAAACTACACTTACTTCAACCAACTAATCTTAAAGATGAAAACTTCCTAGCAGATTTAAAAAAACTAGAAGCTAATCTTCAAGTAATTGTTGCTTTTAGAATGCTACCCGAAGTAGTTTGGAAAATGCCAAAATTAGGAACTTTTAATCTTCACGCATCCCTTTTACCACAATATAGAGGCGCTGCCCCTATAAATTGGGCTATTATTAATGGAGAAACAAAAACTGGTGTAACTACATTTTTTATTGATGATAAGATAGATACTGGAGCAATGATACTTCATAAAGAAACTCCAATTGAAAACAACGAAACAGTTGGAGAGCTACATGATCGATTGATGCTTTTAGGTTGTGATGCTGTAATTGAAACTCTAGAACTAATTTCTAGCGGAGAAGTAAACACAACTATTCAGGTAGAAAATAAAGAAATTAAAACCGCTTATAAATTAAACAAAGACAATTGTAAGATAGATTGGTCAAAAAAAGGAAAAGAAATCCACAACCACATTAGAGGACTAAATCCCTATCCTGCAGCTTGGACATTCATAAAAGACAACGACAACGAATGGAATGTTAAATTATATGATGTCATTTTTGAAAACGAAAGTCACAATTACCCTGTGGGGAAAATTTTTTCTTCTAAAAAAGAATTAAAAATAGCAACACATGATGGTTTTTTATCAATTAATAGCCTACAATTTCCTGGAAAAAGAAAAATGACAACTCAAGAACTTTTAAACGGAATACAACTAAGCGATAATTCTATAGCACTATAA
- a CDS encoding tyrosine-type recombinase/integrase, whose translation MTISNQILTNAYANAYANAYENAYDLILLKQFSTPRIYTANDDLSKRWYVYFSFRNPESGKMERQTPIYAGINKHKTLKERTEAAQNIKWALYKFLKNGFNPYENSKLDEIEKHYNIKEAFEFGLEIKKKTLSENSYSDYRIRIAKFQKWLITNGLDELLKIEHLTKKIVSTYLNEVLQKTSPINRNNTRAVISTFFKTLEDEDIIKDNFIKNIPILKSTPERNKTYSKELEGKIFEKLNDDPTLKLFVQFISYNFLRPVEVVRLKIKDINIEEQKLFVKAKNKTDKIKIIPDILLKELPEIKHLDQECFLFTPNGIGGEWETKETNRRDYFSKRFNEVIKKPLKLGKDYGLYSFRHTFITKLYKELAINSTPFEAKSKLMLITGHSTMTALDKYLRDIDAVLPEDYSSMLS comes from the coding sequence ATGACTATTTCTAACCAAATTTTAACAAACGCATACGCTAACGCATACGCTAACGCATACGAAAACGCATACGATTTAATCCTTTTGAAACAATTTTCTACACCTAGAATCTACACTGCAAACGACGATCTTTCTAAAAGATGGTATGTTTATTTTTCATTTAGAAATCCTGAAAGTGGAAAAATGGAAAGACAGACACCTATTTACGCAGGAATTAACAAACACAAGACACTCAAAGAAAGAACGGAAGCAGCTCAAAATATTAAATGGGCATTATATAAATTTCTTAAAAACGGTTTTAATCCCTATGAAAATTCGAAATTAGATGAGATTGAAAAGCATTATAACATTAAAGAAGCTTTTGAGTTTGGTTTAGAAATCAAGAAAAAAACACTTTCCGAAAATAGTTATTCCGATTATAGAATTAGAATTGCTAAATTTCAAAAATGGTTAATAACGAATGGACTTGACGAACTTTTAAAAATTGAGCATTTAACGAAAAAAATTGTTTCAACTTATTTGAATGAGGTTCTTCAGAAAACCTCTCCTATTAACAGAAACAATACAAGAGCGGTTATTTCAACGTTCTTTAAAACTCTCGAAGACGAAGATATTATTAAAGATAATTTTATAAAAAATATACCGATTTTAAAATCTACTCCCGAGAGAAACAAAACGTATTCAAAAGAATTAGAGGGTAAAATATTTGAAAAACTTAACGACGACCCTACTTTAAAGCTTTTTGTTCAATTCATTTCTTATAACTTCCTAAGACCTGTAGAGGTTGTGCGGTTGAAAATAAAAGACATTAACATTGAAGAACAAAAGCTTTTCGTGAAAGCTAAAAACAAAACCGACAAAATAAAAATAATACCCGATATTCTACTTAAAGAACTCCCTGAAATAAAACACCTGGATCAAGAATGTTTTTTATTTACTCCTAACGGTATTGGTGGAGAATGGGAAACAAAAGAAACAAATAGAAGGGATTATTTTTCAAAACGTTTCAATGAAGTTATCAAGAAACCTTTAAAACTTGGTAAGGATTATGGTTTATATTCCTTCAGACACACATTTATAACTAAACTCTATAAAGAATTAGCTATAAATTCAACTCCTTTTGAAGCAAAAAGTAAATTGATGCTTATTACTGGTCATTCTACAATGACAGCCCTTGATAAATACCTTAGAGATATTGATGCTGTTTTACCTGAAGATTATAGTAGTATGCTTAGTTAA
- a CDS encoding YqgE/AlgH family protein yields the protein MISVLPKKGHLLIAEPSTIGDNSFNRSVVLLAEHNNEGSVGFILNKPFNYSICDLVPEIEAGFKVYNGGPVEQDNLYFIHNVPNIIPNSVEIANGIYWGGDFETTKNLINNGQISKNNIRFFLGYSGWETAQLENELKENSWIVAENKLKSKILSKSSQHFWKEKIIEQGGEYVLFSNSPSDPMLN from the coding sequence ATGATATCAGTTTTACCCAAAAAAGGCCATTTGCTGATAGCGGAACCTTCTACAATTGGTGACAATTCTTTCAATCGTTCTGTTGTTTTGCTTGCTGAGCATAATAATGAAGGATCGGTTGGTTTTATCTTAAATAAACCATTCAACTACTCAATTTGTGATTTAGTTCCAGAGATTGAGGCTGGTTTCAAAGTTTATAACGGAGGACCTGTTGAACAAGATAACCTCTATTTTATACACAATGTTCCAAACATTATTCCAAATAGCGTAGAGATCGCTAATGGCATATATTGGGGAGGTGATTTTGAAACAACAAAAAACCTCATCAATAATGGTCAGATTTCTAAGAACAATATTCGCTTCTTCCTTGGATACAGTGGCTGGGAAACAGCTCAACTAGAAAATGAATTAAAAGAAAATTCATGGATTGTTGCTGAAAACAAATTAAAAAGCAAAATACTTTCTAAATCGTCTCAGCATTTCTGGAAAGAAAAAATAATTGAACAAGGTGGAGAATATGTGCTTTTTTCAAATTCCCCATCAGACCCAATGCTCAACTAA